GGGCTCAGCCGATTAATCGCCTCCCGGACGGAAGACAGCTTTAATTTAATCAGCAAAGAGCTGGTGGTCTTAAACTTGTCCCCTTCCCTTCGATACAGTGATCCGCACAGTTGGGTCAGACGGATAGGGATTACCTTATCTAACTTAGAGGAGTATGGGGCTGAGGAAATTCGCCAGATAAACGCCGCGGGAAACGAAGTAAGACTCCTGAATAAACATGGAACGGTCTTCGTTACTAAAGGGCGTTATGATCAGGATAACTATTTTATCTGGGCCCGGGAGAGAAAAAACAAAGGGAAAATATTTTTCGGAGATATCCTGACCGGATTAGACGAAAAGGGGAATATCATCGGGAGGCTCTATCTGGCCATTCCTCATTATTTATCGTCTCCTGAAAAGGGGAACGGAGGAGAGTTTTCCGGGGTCCTCCTCCTGGTGGTCAATGTAACCCGTCTGATGGAAAAATATACGGCCCATATCCAATCCGGGAAGACCGGGTACTCCTGGGTGATTGATGATAAGGGGCTTTTTTTAATCCACCCGGAGAAGGAATTTGTCGGCGAAAACGCCTTTGCCATCCGGGAAAAGAGAGAGCCGAAAATCTCCTTTGATGCCATCAATCGCATCCAGAAAGAAAAAATGCTCGCTGGCCAGGAAGGAACCTGATTTAACTTCTCGGGCTGGCACCGGGGACTCATAGGGAATATCAAGAAATTAATTGCCTATTCACCGGCCTTAATATCCCGGGAAGCGCCCAAAAAGTTTTGGTCCATTGCCGTGGCCGCCCCGATCAGTGAAGTCGAAGGGGTCATCCATTCTCTTTATGTGCGGCAATCCATCTTTCAACTGATGGTGGTTATCGCCCTGATCGCCGGGGGGATCAGCATAATCTTCTCTGAATTGCGCTATGGGAAGGCCTTGGGAAAAGAGGTGCAGAGGGCCATATCGGACTTGAAAGAATCGGAAGAACGCTATAAAAAATTAATTGAAAGTGCCGAGGACATCATTGTGACCGTCGATGAGGGAGGTAAGATTATTTCCATCAATCCCTATGGGGCGGCCCAATTTGGAAAAACCCCGGGAGGATTGCAGGGACGCAATTTGTTTGACCAGTTTGACTCCGCCAGCGGGGATCTTCAGAGGAATCTCTTAAAACGGGTATATGTCACTAAAAAAAGTAAGAGCCTGGAATACCAGGCGGTAATCGGCGATCAGGAATATTGGCTTCATGCCAACTTTAA
This window of the Deltaproteobacteria bacterium genome carries:
- a CDS encoding cache domain-containing protein, producing MRALPQLPKTRPFSRRLATIGGAGLLTLFLLAGAILMGLAMSRQMKDIVSEQFNQQQLGLSRLIASRTEDSFNLISKELVVLNLSPSLRYSDPHSWVRRIGITLSNLEEYGAEEIRQINAAGNEVRLLNKHGTVFVTKGRYDQDNYFIWARERKNKGKIFFGDILTGLDEKGNIIGRLYLAIPHYLSSPEKGNGGEFSGVLLLVVNVTRLMEKYTAHIQSGKTGYSWVIDDKGLFLIHPEKEFVGENAFAIREKREPKISFDAINRIQKEKMLAGQEGT